aatataatttcaacgTTTTGTAATAGTAGTAgcgtaaaaatgtaattatcttTTAGCATAATAcgcaaaatttgtacaaatatagtgtaaatatttattattaatatttatttattaataatgtgaTACGCGATAAGCAACTTCAGTGTGGCAAACAAATTTATAGGGGTGATAAAATGTACAAGATCGTACGTATatcttgtaaataaaatatttattattaaaaaggcTTGTGATGTTTtcttttacatatatatatatatatttaaaaatgtataagacACGTTGCTGTTTGACGAAATATTAGAaacgatataaaattttataacatttttcttacaattattattcattaaaagaccgttattaaatttattattatattttgttacaaatgATAAAAGTTTCAATAAGGCTGCAGCCATAGGACCATATGTACTGATTTGATAAGGCACAAGTGTTACGACTGAGTGAATCTaatcaattttacattaaaCCTTTTTAAATGAATACTTCAACCTTTAGATTATATTACTTAGTCGCAttattgaaatatgaaattacGAAGACAAAGTTTGATATATGTAATTTTACACCTGTAAAATGATCTGAAGTTAAATGAAATTGATGTTGAAAATATTCTATACTTAACTGATCAAAagttaatatgaaatataatacaatagacCTAAATTTTTTATCACAGGTGTGATTCTACATCATATTACTGCTGGACGTTTTTTAAGCTAGATAATTGCAGACAATATTTAATTGGACTCTAATTTCAAGTCTTTTTTATAAAGTGTGttgtacatacaaaattatatatataattcataATACTTGTTAAAATTTGGCTTTTGGTTTGAGCagtataaaattctaaaatacaagtataaaatttctcaaaaagttTTAATTATAGTTCTTAAAAAAATCGTCAAAAAATGCATTTTACAATGCGCGATATGATACATTCTTTACAATACGTgattattaatacatatatttgttCCATGGAACCAAAATGTTCAGTTTCTCACTATTATGATTTCTTCCAAAGTAAGATTATGTAAGTTTTCATAAAGAAGTAACTATTTTGTTTATTGAATAATGATAATTTAAAGaatcattaaataatacataCTACAGAACCTATTTTATACATGACTTTGATTCAAAATGTATggcataattatttttacttaataaACTAACAGATTCTAAACAATAAAGGAATGCAATTTAAAAAGTGTAAATAGTagagataaaaaatgaaatacactGTAtacttaaattgttaatttggtaatgttattagtttaaaatttaatttgtactaTGAttaaactgtaattattattttccatGGTGTTGTAATAGTTATCAAACAAAATAAGTTACTGTTGAACCCCTGATTGATAGTGTGTGCGCATACCTTGCACTTTCAGTTCTTCTATAATCTAAGTACAatactttaataaaaatgtgataCAACTCATACTCCATTATAAATGCAagcaatttcaaaatatcatcTTAATCTAATACAGAACACCAAATATGTTCTTTTAGCACAATAATGACTTGCACTGTTTGCACCTACTtccattttaaaattgataacaaaAGATACAAGACTGAATTTCCTTGAGTGAAAGagatcaaaaatatatatatatatataaaaaacaaaGAACTTACGCAATAGATATTgcacataattattaataatttatattaataatgattTTTTTTATAACAGACTATGAGAACTAACTTAGTTTAAATTACTtcctataaattattttataatatttcttcaCTATTGTATCTTATTTTACCCCTACTTTAAATTTGGTAACACATTGATATACACATTGTAGGTGGTCACATTAAATATGTGAAACCACTGCATTGCACACACATACTTTATACTGATTGTGCAGTGTAAAAAatacttttatacttttacattatgtaaattatactgGTGCAACTTTGCACGCGtactcaaaatattaaatgcaTATTAACATGAAAATGAATATTTGTCATCTACtcgaaaaaatgaaataagaatACTTAGTTAAATGCTTTATGAAGAATCCTTTGCGCTGCTCTTATCAATGGTGTAAGAGTAGTTAATTCTGCACAGTTTTCCAAGAATGGATGAGATAACAATTCATCGGCAGTTGCTCTTTCATCAACTTCAACCGCTAAACATCtttctaggaaattttgaaacgttgAACTTAGAGTTTCCCATCTAGGAATAGAAGGTTTACCAACAGCTGCGATTAAATATAATGCTCTCAAGGGTGTTTCCTTCATATAAGGTGGTTCACCTTCTATCATTTCAATAGCCATAATACCTAAAGACCAAATATCCACTTTTTTCCCATATTGTTTTCTTGTCACAACTTCTGGTGCCATCCAGTAAGGTGTTCCAACCATAGTTTGTCTTTTCTCATCACCATCGATATTAGCACAAAAACCAAAGTCTGTAACTTTCACAGCACCATTCATACCAAGAAGCACATTATCGGATTTAATATCTCTATGAATAATTCCTCTTGTATGTAAAAAACTAATTGCCTTTAAAACTTCTCTGCAAACTGCAGCAATCTGTGCTTCTTTCATTACAGTTTCAGTAACAACATCTGTAAGTGGTCCACCTTCTAATAATTCCATTATAACCCACAGATGCTCATCTACAAGATACGCATCTAGAAAGTTCACCAGATTTGGATGCTGAAATTCCTTGAGCACTTTAATTTCAGTCAGTATAAGGTCTTTTTTTGGCTGCTTGGATAGATCTATATCTTTTATAGCAACTCTTTGATCAGTTTGTAAATCAGTAGCTATAAAGACAGTGCCAGAAGCACCAGCCCCAACTTCTTTGGTCTTTTCGAAACGTAAATTTGGATCTCCGCTATGGCAAATAGCTCTGAGTTCTTCAAAAACTTCTTCATCACTAAGTTTTGCTCCTGAATACTCTGTTTTCCTGCGTAAAATAGGGCTTTCTTCTACGTTGTTTAATGTATTTTCATTATCTGGTAATATATCATAATCAAGCTGGCACGAATTTAAATCTTCAAGAATTTCTGTAAAAGTTTTCTCTGCCCTATCTGAATATATTTGTGACgtaggttttggaattttgttcaCTTTAGGTGGAAGTTCTGGCAATTGCACCTGACTGTCTGTGGAATTTGCTGAAATCGAGCCATCAGAATCTCCAGATTGATATTTCTTTGACAAGATTTTATCGATTTCTTGAGACTCCTCTTCAATTAAATCTTGTGTAACGAAAGGTTTGAATACTTTTTCCTCTGGttttcgttttattgaataattatagaatttaataGCTTGCAGAGCCGCGGCAGGATGTTCATCCTGTTCCGATTTTGATATTTGTGTATTGAGCAAACGGATCCATGATTCAGGAAGACCCTCCAATTGTCCCGTTTCGGCATTTTTACTCACATGAAATTTATGGGAAACGTTAGTGGGTGGCCCAATCTCGGCAACCGTGTCAATTGTACCGGTTTTCTTCCGTGAAAATAACTTTGTTATGCTAAGACTCATTTTAGCGCGCAATTTTGCGCTCTTACCGTATTCCCTTTTATGCCTTATCACGATTTTTtcgattaatataaaaatgtaaaaaataacagTCACGTTCAAACGGCGATTCTCATCAAAACATGACTCGTCTGTCTATCGACAGAACATCGAACGTGATTAAAAGATATGTTAGTGTTCGTCACGTCAATATTGTGGGTGGCGGCcatggatttaggaatatagaggCAAGTGTAACCTTGGATTATAGACGAGGACGTCAAAATTCGATTGGTTACTTTTTTTGCGCATATTCGGTACCATTAATGATGAAAAGCCATAATAGATCAttaaattaatactaaataaatGATTGTCTTTCTAATTTAAATTCATCTACAAGCGCTAAATATAATAGTGATAATTATAGAAATGAGGAGTACCAACTGTATAGAAATAAATGACTGCACCCGTCAGACtaatgtgtaaaatttgattaGATAAACTTATATCAAAATCTTACTTACTATGTTCAGTATTTACGCgccaatataaattataaatactgtCACCATATATTCttcaaaattcttattttaCTTTTGCAGAATAActttattgtataatagtatGTAATTCTAAATTCTTTTGTAGTTTGAGTaagacttttcaaattttatattttgattttttaaaaataacaatctTATCGCTGCTGCTATTTCTATCTGGGATGAAAATGATATTTATGCATAACACTACATACATAATTAACATTTAACAGtaaattttcatcatttttcatTCGTACACACATTATAGTATATGTTTCGCGTTCTCTCCctatcattttatatttctttttttgtttcaattatttttttcttcggTTTATCTTATCTACCTCATTCTTCTCTTTTCactttgattttttttatttataaacataacGTATTTGGGAAGGCATTTGACGTATTGTCGTATAATATCTTAAGAGGTAAACGCTACCAAATATAAGAATACATTTATGCATATACATACGTTCGCACAATGGAATGTCTATTTTCGTCATTGTTTCATTATCATGGAATGATGCAGAATGTATCGAttataagaataaaaaattgtaagagGGGCAAATATTAGTGACGTAGAGATACCGTTATTTTCATAGTTAATTCCAGAAGTTGCATTGAAAAGATACGGACTGGCTAATCTGGAACTGAGCTAACTATATCATTGCTTTATATTCTATAATGTCTGTGTTAATTGCAAACATACGATTGTTATTCAGGATGTTTAGAAGCGACAAATTACCGTCAGTCTATTGTTATAGTTCATCATTGTTAAAAGGAAAAAGATTGTTTCTGAGGACAATAGATTTAAAATTACAAGGGGAAAAAAAAATTACGTAAAAATGTATTGATCGTACGTACatttttaaaagatatttaaaataaaagtttatgCAAATTGAATGATATCAGCGTCAGTTACCCATGCAATTAATACCACTTACACAGAGATATCTGCTGTTTTCATTCGATTGTTGCAAAGAATTGTTTGTAGGTTGTTCTCAATATCATATGTTTGATATGCTACGTAAACTGTCTACATTTCTTCATcgttaataaaagaaaataatatcgaGTGTCAATTGAACGTATATACTAAAAAAAAAAGACACTAATTTTACCCAGTAACTTTGTCGTGATCAACTTGATCTTCTGATCTTCTGAAAGGGATCGCGTGATCGTTTATAGAAAATATGTTTTCTAACTACAAAGACGTAGCAATTTCGTACTACTGAAAGCTCGTTGCTGCATTctatacatttaataaatatttataacgtTTATTAAGAATCGAGTAACGTTCGATGGTCTTAACAACAACGCGTGTGCTGTCCTTTCTTATCGCCCGAAGAAACCGTATTATCAACATGTTTTCAATTCCCCGTCCCCGCTCCATTCGGCCCCATCAGAATTTTTCCTCCCCTTTCCTATAATCATACACAGTATTCATGAGTTTCGTCTTTTACACACAGGGTGTCATTTAAACCTGTTCTCGGTATTCGATGCGTTCGTTGCAACAATGTTTCTTATGGGTTTTCgaatttggtaaaatttgtacaaagaaTGACTAAGCATCTGTTGTGTCAGAGCTGAACGCAATGATGCAACATAGGAACTAGTTTTAGGCTTATTATGTGTTAGAAACGAATAATTGAAACGATAAGATTCTTATCTGTCGAAAGTTTTTTCTTTTCGAATTAGAATATCTGGAGTAATTTAAAACTATCCAATGGCTGTACCGATAACGATCCAATTTAATCGACTAGAAACTTCCTAACCACAGTGTACATTAAAGTTCACGTATTACATCGACAAATTTCCCACTCTTTTATTCTCGAATATAAAGAGAAGGGGGAGGAGAGACTCCTCGCttttctctgtctctccctcacGCCCCTTGCCtgctaataaataaaatattaaccgATGGTTAATGCAAATACATTATTCGAGAACGCGCAAGGAAGCGGATACAAGTGTTTCCTTTGAATAATCGTTTTTCAACAGTGGATACTTTCTCTGTGTCACGTGTGATCGTGTTAcaacattttgttatttttcacatcttttctttttcaacatTATCTTTGAAAGTTCGCATTTTTccctcttttcttcttttgcaAAACAAAACGTTGCAAAGAACCTTTGTGAAGATTGGTTCACAAGGTATTGGCTAGCACGTCACTGTGTAATGTACATTGCACATCCTTCGAGGATTATTTAAAAAGTGTAAGACTTCCTGATTCACGGTCAGCACCTAATTAACATGGTTCAATTGCGGCGTCAAGTAAGTCAAGTTTGTATAGCTTTAAAATTTCATGTGACTAATAAGAAATGAACTGGAGTATCCAAAAAGAAGGATTGCCGCTGATTTTAAAAAGTAATGTGTAATTTTGAAGtgtgatattttttatattatcttTTAATGATTCATTGATAGTTCTGTACAGAAAATACTCGAATTATCTTGTTGTTTTCGTGATGATGTAATATTCTTGCGCATCTAGTGAACccatctaaaaatataacgaaCTTTTCAAACATTGAAGAGACGCTCATTTGACTTCATTTGCGTGAAGTCAAATACTGTACCAATAACTTTTCAAATCTTTTAATAATATCccggtaatttgaaaaattcattctaaaatttatatgaaaatttatttgaatacaGTAGTCTATccttattgaacatattaatgTAACACTTTCTAAGCCTTTATAGATAAAGACTTTTAAAAACGGTTGCTTGAAATTTATCTAATTtaatacagaaaataattttctctAATTGTTATGGCACTTAAATGTTTTTCGTATctcgttattaattttaattataattacttttCAGTGTCAAAGACATTGACACTTTCAAAACTCCCTACATTTTACGTGATAagcaaaaaaatattgaaactattAGTTACTAGTTACTGATAACGCTAAAAATGCTGCTCCACTTTTATAGTCACATGTCATTTGAAAGATCTCAATGTGACATTTTAGCCGCAATTATAGCACGTGTTCGAGCAcaaatacatacatgcatatcaTATTTAGCAATAATGACGTTAGATTTTaaggaataaaaaataattatgttttggaatatgataaaattttatcaattttttacaaatactaCACTATGTTGACCTGACTTTATCGTTATTTCCGTAGAATATTTATCGCGTATTAAGATATAAGATAGTATTCATCATATTGAAATCACGATagatatgaattatttataaaatttagatattcgacgtttttgttttttcttttttctgtaTAATGCATTGGGcgtaattaaatattcataactAATGTTTCATTTTGGATACAAAATTTCTATTACTTGTTAAATTAAGTATTTTAAACGATTATGATACTTTTACGCGatatatgtaattaattatagtatATGCTAATGGGATTTTAGCAATTTACAGATCgaaaaaaatgattttatttatagaGGTATCATAAATTAGAAATGTAATTTAAAGTAAACATTTGATTATTCTACTCATTTATTACGTGTGTACAGATTTTAAATTGCGGGAGTTTCTTAAATCAACTTCAACCTAATATTAGAAGGAGTTCATCTTTACAAATTAGAGATAAAAAAGTAATACAACCAGAACGTTCGTTTAAGGTACAATGTTTTtgtattaaaagaatttttatctTCTTTAAATATATAGTTTAAGTGAAGTTTGTAAATGATTGTACTTGCAGTATGCAGACTTGTCAGTACGTCTTGCAGGACCAGAACAATTACAACCCAAACCTGATGTTAAtgctttaaaatttggaaagtatTTTACAGATcacatgttaaaaatattttattatgaagCATTAGGGGGATGGCAAGTGCCAGAAATTACCCCATTTGAAAATCTAGTCCTTCATCCAGCATCAAAAGTACTTCATTATGCTGTAGAGGTAGCTATAActtaatactttaataatagtaaaataaaatcttGTACAATATACTCAATCATAGGTTTATATATTTCAgttatttgaaggtttgaaagcTTATAGAGGAGTAGATGGAAAAATAAGAATGTTCAGACCTGATTTAAATATGGAACGAATGAATACTTCAGCAATAAGAGCTGGCCTACCCACTTTTATCGGAGATGAATTAGTTAAATGTTGTAGTAGATTAATCAGTATAGATCAAGAATGGGTCCCTCATTCTACTGCTTCTAGTCTATATATACGTCCTACTCTTATAGGTATAGATGTAAGTATCTATTTCTTGATAAAAAGACATTCGTATgatcataataaaaattgaaacaagtAAATATCGTATGTGGTAACATTCTATAGATGTTCCATGAATCAAAATCAACCATATCATAGGAATAATAATCATGTCACTTATGTCACAGACGTCATTAAGACAGATACATATAAAAGTAAACAATATATTTCTCAATACCTAATGATAATACATGATAAACAGGGGCGTGTTGTTCTTTTGTTGGAACAGGGCCATAAGATACAATTAGATCAAAAGCTACATTATGATTGATATATGCTTCACATTATACAAGTTAACAAGTGTAGAATCAATGATGAGTAACAGAGAATAATTAAGCCAAAATACAAAgatataaacattttgtttaatTGTTGTATTGAATATCTGTCAAATTAATGTAAAACcttttgaaagtttgaatcaTGGTTAAAATTACTGTATGTTTTGATATCATATATTCTTTTCTAAATTGATATGCATGAACCTGCTGATATATGTCATAGATGATGTAACATTTTTAATGACAGAGTTCATCCAAGAACATGGTCATAAAAAATTAACTTCAATGTATAATGCTTTACAAACAATTATCAATCtgatataattatatgtatactaagtatacatacattatgtaaataatttcataattgtaaTGCATAGCTTTTAAATGTTCAAGAAATAGAATATTAGACTGATGCAAATAACTGACATCATTATGTAAAAACTGTGTTTTTCtaagtttataaaaattataaaaggtaCTCAATTTAATACTTGGATCAGAATGTTTAATATTTCTGCATTAAACATGAAAAAAGTATAACACATAATTGTTTTCATGTTTATACAGCCTACGCTTGGAGTGGCATCATCAGAGTCTGCTTTATTATATGTCATTTTATCTCCTGTGGGTTCCTATTTCTCAAAAACAGATGAAGATGTTGGTGTATCTTTATTAGCAGACCCACAATATACAAGAGCATGGCCAGGTGGTTGTGGTAATTATAAAGTAGGTAGTAATTATGGGCCTACTATATATGTACAAAGGGAAGCAGTAGAGAAAGGTTTACAGCAAGTGCTGTGGCTGTATGGAAAAGATAATGAAGTAACTGAAGTTGGAACAATGAATATTTTCATGTTCTGCATAAATGATGATGGAGGTAAGTAAttgttttgtaataaatattaaattttatcataCTTATGACTCATgaacttttataaataattattttacaactttaGAAAAAGAATTAGTGACTCCACCTTTATCAAATGGTTTAATTCTTCCTGGAGTAACAAGGAACTCTATTTTGGCTTTAGCTAGGGAGTGGAATCAGTTCAAAGTCAGTGAAAGGAAGTTGTGTATGGATGAAATTTGTCAGTTACTTGCAGAAAATAGAGTAAAATCATTTCCTATTTATTCTATATTTGTTAAAGTGAAtccaaaaattatattaaataattaaaattttatttcagttattAGAACTATTTGGAGCAGGAACAGCTTGTATAATCTGTCCCATATCTTATATTGAATTTAGTGGACGACCATTGCACATACCCACATTAAAACAATCTAATCCTGTTCATAAAATGATTCTTAAGCATTTAAAGGATATACAATATGGTGTTATACCCGATCATCCATGGGCAATACCTATTGAATGAAACTAGGATGATTCGTTTACTACATACTATCAAAGGAATTTCCATACAACTGTTGGTGTTTATTGCATTCGATATTAGGTATTAAGAAAAGTCAATTGTGTGCCAATTCCAGCGATATATTTCTTATACTAATTATTATATGAACAATAtggacttttatttatttatattcgcGGATGATTCCTTCAAATAATATACAAGAAGTGAGTGCACATTTGAGACAAAACTCAGGGATCAACTGTTTATCACCAATGGAAaagtaattgttaaattttgttgTTAATTTTAGAcgtcaatttgacaatttatgtaTAAGTATATAAGTATGtgtctgtgtgtgtgtgtatgtaaatATGGATAAGTGTAATGTATTGAACAGTTTGTACTTAGTAAGAAATATGTACTTTATTTCATTGTACAAATCATTTGACGAAAGAATATGATTCCATGAATCAGAGCAAATGTTAAAGAAAGAAATGAGAAGAGTGTAAAGACCAAT
The Megachile rotundata isolate GNS110a chromosome 5, iyMegRotu1, whole genome shotgun sequence DNA segment above includes these coding regions:
- the Pak3 gene encoding p21 (RAC1) activated kinase 3 → MSLSITKLFSRKKTGTIDTVAEIGPPTNVSHKFHVSKNAETGQLEGLPESWIRLLNTQISKSEQDEHPAAALQAIKFYNYSIKRKPEEKVFKPFVTQDLIEEESQEIDKILSKKYQSGDSDGSISANSTDSQVQLPELPPKVNKIPKPTSQIYSDRAEKTFTEILEDLNSCQLDYDILPDNENTLNNVEESPILRRKTEYSGAKLSDEEVFEELRAICHSGDPNLRFEKTKEVGAGASGTVFIATDLQTDQRVAIKDIDLSKQPKKDLILTEIKVLKEFQHPNLVNFLDAYLVDEHLWVIMELLEGGPLTDVVTETVMKEAQIAAVCREVLKAISFLHTRGIIHRDIKSDNVLLGMNGAVKVTDFGFCANIDGDEKRQTMVGTPYWMAPEVVTRKQYGKKVDIWSLGIMAIEMIEGEPPYMKETPLRALYLIAAVGKPSIPRWETLSSTFQNFLERCLAVEVDERATADELLSHPFLENCAELTTLTPLIRAAQRILHKAFN
- the Bcat gene encoding branched chain amino acid transaminase, translated to MVQLRRQILNCGSFLNQLQPNIRRSSSLQIRDKKVIQPERSFKYADLSVRLAGPEQLQPKPDVNALKFGKYFTDHMLKIFYYEALGGWQVPEITPFENLVLHPASKVLHYAVELFEGLKAYRGVDGKIRMFRPDLNMERMNTSAIRAGLPTFIGDELVKCCSRLISIDQEWVPHSTASSLYIRPTLIGIDPTLGVASSESALLYVILSPVGSYFSKTDEDVGVSLLADPQYTRAWPGGCGNYKVGSNYGPTIYVQREAVEKGLQQVLWLYGKDNEVTEVGTMNIFMFCINDDGEKELVTPPLSNGLILPGVTRNSILALAREWNQFKVSERKLCMDEICQLLAENRLLELFGAGTACIICPISYIEFSGRPLHIPTLKQSNPVHKMILKHLKDIQYGVIPDHPWAIPIE